Genomic DNA from Catellatospora sp. TT07R-123:
CGCCGTAGATGACGCCCCACTTGATCGACGGCAGGGTGATCCGCAGGAACGTCTGCGCGGCGTTGGCGCCGAGGCTGCGCGCGGCCTGCTCCTGCTCCTCGCCGACCTCTTCGAGGACGGGCACGACCTCGCGGATCACCAGCGGCAGCGCCACGAACACCGTGGCCAGCACGATGCCCGGGGTGGCGAAGATGACCTGGAAACCGGCGCCTTCCAGGGCCGGGCCGAACCAGCCGGTGCGCCCGCCGTAGACGAGCACCAGCGCCAGGCCGACCACGATCGGGGAGACCGACAGCGGCAGGTCCAGCAGCGCGCTCAGCCACCGCTTGCCCGGCAGGTCGTAGCGGACCAGCAGGATCGAGATGCCGACGCCGAACACCGTGTTGATCACCACGGAGATGAGCGCGACCTGCACGGTCAGGCCCAGCGCGTGCACGATGTCGGGGTCTTCGAGCAGGCCGGTCAGGTTGTCCGTGCCGTCGGCGAAGGCGTTCTTGGCGACCAGGTACACCGGCCACGCCACCAGGAAGAACAGGTAGACGATGACGAGCAGGCGGATCAGGTAGCCGATCGGGCCGCGGCGGGTGCGGGTGCGGCGGTGGGACAGTTCAGCCACGGCGCACCAGCCTCCGCTGCAGGGTGTCGACGACGACCAGCACGATGAACGAGATCACCAGCAGGATCGTGGCGACCGCCGCGGCGCTGTCGAGGTTGTCGTTCTCGATGCTGCTGAGGATGCGCACCGAGGTGACCTCCGTCTTCATCGGCAGGTTGCCCGACAGCAGCACGAGCGAGCCGTACTCGCTGACGCCGCGGGCGAACGACAGCGCGGCGCCCGCCGCGATGGCGGGCGTCAGGCTGGGCAGGATGATCCGGCGGAACACGGTGAACCGGCTCGCGCCCAGCGACATGGCCGCCTCCTCCACGTCGCGGTCCAGTTCGGCCAGCACGGGCTGCACGGTGCGGACGACGAACGGGAGCGTGACGAACAGGAACGCCAGGAAGACGGCGGTGCGGGTGTTGGCGATGTCGACGCCCAGCGGGCTGTTCGGCCCGTACAGCGCCAGCAGCACCAGACCCGCGACGATCGTCGGCAGGGCGAACGGGATGTCGATCAGGACCTCCAGCACCCGCTTGCCGAAGAACCGGTCGCGGACCAGCACCCACGCGATGAGGGTGCCCATGACGACGTTGACCACCGTCACCGCGAACGCGGTGCCGACGGTCAGTTCGATCGCGGCCAGGGTCTGCTCGTTGGTGACGGCGTCCCAGAACCCGCTCCAGCCGCCGGTCGACGCGGTGACGACGACGGCGGTCAGGGGGATCAGGACGAGCAGGCTGAACCAGAGCATCGTGACGCCGAAGCCGACCCCGGAGACCCAGGTCAGGGGGCGTCCATGCCGGATCGGCCGGCGGGAGACCGCCGGCCGATCCGTCGTGAGGGCCGTCGCCGTCACTTGGCCTTGCCCGAGGCCGCGATGATCTTGACGATGAGGCCTTCCTTCTCGTCGAAGAACTTCTTCGACAGGGCCGACCAGCTCTCGAAGTCCTTGCTCACGGTGAGCAGCTTCGCCGGGGTCGGGAAGGGGTTGGCCGGGTCCTTGACGCCCTGGATGCCGGTGGTGTCGACACCCTCGATGATCGGGCGGAAGCCCTTGAGCGCGAACTGGCGCTGGCCGTCCTTGCTGAGCACGAAGCTCAGCCAGTCCTTGGCCTTCGGGTCGGCGTTCTTGGTGATGGCGCCCGGGTTCTCGATCAGGATCGTGGTGGCCGGGACGACCCAGTCGAACTTCTCCCCCGCCTGGGTGGCCAGGATGGCCTCGTTCTCGTACGCCAGCAGCACGTCACCGGTGCCGCCGAGGAAGGCGGTGGTGGCGTCGCGGCCGCTGCTGGGCAGCGACACGACGTTGGCGAACAGCTTCGTCAGGAAGTCGGTGGCCTGGGCGTCGGTGCCGCCGTTGGCCGTGATGTGGCCCCACGCCGCGAGCGCGTTCCACCGGGCGGAGCCGGAGGAGGCCGGGTTCGGGGTGACGATCTGGACGCCCGGCTTGATCAGGTCGTCCCAGCCCTTGATGCCCTTCG
This window encodes:
- a CDS encoding sulfate ABC transporter permease, with the translated sequence MAELSHRRTRTRRGPIGYLIRLLVIVYLFFLVAWPVYLVAKNAFADGTDNLTGLLEDPDIVHALGLTVQVALISVVINTVFGVGISILLVRYDLPGKRWLSALLDLPLSVSPIVVGLALVLVYGGRTGWFGPALEGAGFQVIFATPGIVLATVFVALPLVIREVVPVLEEVGEEQEQAARSLGANAAQTFLRITLPSIKWGVIYGVVLSLARSLGEFGAVKVVSGNVLGDTRTATLVVEEKYLNFDKPGAYATAFLLALVAVACIIVVSALRPKEDR
- a CDS encoding sulfate ABC transporter substrate-binding protein, whose amino-acid sequence is MKNRIRATVALAAAAVLALSACGGKEDNSGTPASDTTLHIVGFAVPEQANKAIAAAWNKTDAGKGVKFQTSYGASGDQSRAVVNGLKADYVHFSVSSDVTRLVDAGLVEKDWNAGPTKGIVSSSIVVLAVRPGNPKGIKGWDDLIKPGVQIVTPNPASSGSARWNALAAWGHITANGGTDAQATDFLTKLFANVVSLPSSGRDATTAFLGGTGDVLLAYENEAILATQAGEKFDWVVPATTILIENPGAITKNADPKAKDWLSFVLSKDGQRQFALKGFRPIIEGVDTTGIQGVKDPANPFPTPAKLLTVSKDFESWSALSKKFFDEKEGLIVKIIAASGKAK
- the cysT gene encoding sulfate ABC transporter permease subunit CysT — translated: MTATALTTDRPAVSRRPIRHGRPLTWVSGVGFGVTMLWFSLLVLIPLTAVVVTASTGGWSGFWDAVTNEQTLAAIELTVGTAFAVTVVNVVMGTLIAWVLVRDRFFGKRVLEVLIDIPFALPTIVAGLVLLALYGPNSPLGVDIANTRTAVFLAFLFVTLPFVVRTVQPVLAELDRDVEEAAMSLGASRFTVFRRIILPSLTPAIAAGAALSFARGVSEYGSLVLLSGNLPMKTEVTSVRILSSIENDNLDSAAAVATILLVISFIVLVVVDTLQRRLVRRG